A stretch of the Chitinophaga sp. Cy-1792 genome encodes the following:
- a CDS encoding 50S ribosomal protein L25: protein MNTITIEGELRSEFGKKATRQIRSEEKVPCVIYGGAEVVNFSAPAKAFKNLVYTAAFQVAAIKLGAKTYRAVVKDLQFDVVTDELAHIDFMELVEDKPVSVTVPIKLVGQSVGVKAGGKLVSKLKALKVKALPKFLVENIEVNIDNLELNGNIRVEDVKLEGVEIVNSPRIPIASVVMTRQLRQEESAAEKEGKKK from the coding sequence ATGAACACAATAACCATCGAAGGAGAACTCAGGAGCGAATTCGGCAAAAAAGCCACCCGTCAGATTCGTTCTGAGGAAAAAGTGCCTTGCGTTATTTACGGGGGTGCAGAAGTTGTAAATTTTTCAGCGCCTGCAAAAGCATTCAAAAACCTGGTTTACACTGCCGCTTTCCAAGTTGCAGCAATTAAACTGGGCGCAAAAACTTACCGTGCAGTAGTTAAAGATCTGCAGTTCGACGTTGTTACAGACGAACTGGCTCACATCGATTTCATGGAACTGGTAGAAGATAAACCAGTTAGCGTGACCGTTCCTATCAAACTGGTAGGTCAGTCAGTAGGTGTTAAAGCCGGTGGTAAACTGGTTTCTAAACTGAAAGCGCTGAAAGTTAAAGCACTGCCTAAATTCCTGGTTGAAAATATCGAAGTAAACATCGATAACCTGGAGCTGAACGGTAACATCCGCGTAGAAGACGTGAAACTGGAAGGTGTTGAGATCGTTAACTCTCCACGTATTCCTATCGCTTCTGTAGTGATGACCCGTCAGCTGCGTCAGGAAGAATCAGCTGCTGAAAAAGAAGGTAAAAAGAAATAA
- the pth gene encoding aminoacyl-tRNA hydrolase, producing the protein MKYLIAGLGNIGTEYQHTRHNIGFDVVDAFVAHHKGTFHNDRLADVAEVKWKGKTFIVIKPTTYMNLSGKAVKYWMDKEKVPLENILVILDELALPLDVMRLRPGGSDAGHNGLKSIQDSLTTNQYPRLRFGIGNNYPKGRQAEFVLSKWKHDEIAIVQEKIDKCTEIIESFAFAGLPRTMNAFNNLTYPSVK; encoded by the coding sequence ATGAAATATTTAATAGCAGGATTAGGAAATATAGGTACGGAGTACCAGCATACCCGTCATAACATAGGATTTGACGTGGTAGATGCCTTCGTCGCCCATCATAAAGGTACTTTCCATAACGACCGCCTGGCAGATGTGGCAGAGGTGAAATGGAAAGGCAAAACCTTTATCGTTATTAAGCCTACCACCTACATGAACCTCAGTGGAAAGGCGGTTAAATACTGGATGGATAAAGAAAAGGTGCCGCTGGAAAACATCCTGGTTATCCTGGATGAACTGGCGTTGCCGCTGGATGTGATGCGTTTGCGCCCGGGAGGCAGCGATGCCGGCCATAACGGTCTTAAAAGCATCCAGGATTCACTTACTACCAATCAATACCCGCGCCTTCGTTTCGGGATAGGAAATAATTACCCTAAGGGACGTCAGGCAGAGTTCGTATTAAGTAAGTGGAAACACGATGAAATAGCCATCGTGCAGGAGAAAATCGATAAATGTACCGAGATCATCGAAAGTTTCGCGTTTGCCGGACTGCCCCGTACCATGAATGCATTTAATAACTTAACTTACCCGTCAGTTAAATAA
- a CDS encoding ribose-phosphate pyrophosphokinase, with protein sequence MQPSVKIFTGNSNSALAEKIAKRYGNGVNSLGKVKIQKFSDGEIQPVFLESIRGDYVFLVQGTSAPSDNLMELLLMIDAAKRASAGYITAVIPYFGYARQDRKDKPRVAIGSKLVANLLVAAGANRVITMDLHAPQIQGFFDIPVDHLDSSAIFIPYIEQLKLENLTFASPDVGSTNRVREVASYFNAEMVICDKHRKRANEIASMVVIGDVKDRDIVLIDDICDTAGTLSKAANLLKEKGARSVRAFCTHPVFSGKAYENIENSVLEEMVVCDTIPLKQSSPKIKVISVADLFAVAIRNMHENKSITSLFIHSQRRGD encoded by the coding sequence ATGCAACCTTCAGTAAAAATCTTCACTGGCAACAGTAATTCAGCATTGGCCGAGAAAATTGCCAAACGATATGGCAATGGTGTTAACAGCCTTGGCAAAGTAAAAATCCAGAAATTCAGCGACGGCGAGATCCAGCCGGTATTCCTGGAAAGTATTCGTGGTGATTATGTTTTCCTGGTACAGGGAACCAGCGCTCCGTCCGACAATCTGATGGAATTGCTGTTGATGATAGACGCGGCTAAGCGTGCATCTGCAGGATACATCACAGCGGTAATACCTTATTTCGGGTATGCCCGCCAGGACAGGAAAGATAAGCCCCGTGTGGCTATCGGTTCCAAGCTGGTAGCGAATCTGCTGGTAGCAGCAGGTGCTAACAGGGTGATTACCATGGATTTACATGCTCCGCAGATACAAGGCTTCTTCGATATCCCGGTAGACCACCTGGATAGTTCTGCGATTTTTATTCCTTATATAGAGCAATTAAAGCTGGAAAATCTTACCTTTGCGTCCCCTGATGTAGGTAGTACCAATCGTGTGCGTGAGGTCGCTTCCTATTTCAACGCGGAAATGGTGATTTGCGATAAGCACCGTAAGAGAGCGAATGAAATCGCTTCCATGGTGGTAATCGGAGACGTGAAAGACAGGGATATTGTGCTCATTGACGACATTTGCGATACTGCGGGTACGCTTTCCAAAGCAGCTAACCTCCTGAAGGAAAAAGGCGCCAGAAGTGTACGTGCATTTTGTACCCACCCTGTATTCAGCGGTAAGGCGTATGAAAATATCGAGAATTCAGTATTGGAAGAGATGGTAGTATGTGATACGATTCCATTGAAGCAATCCAGTCCGAAGATCAAAGTAATTTCAGTTGCTGACCTCTTCGCGGTTGCCATCCGCAATATGCATGAGAATAAATCTATCACCAGCCTGTTTATTCATAGCCAGCGCAGGGGAGACTGA
- the radC gene encoding DNA repair protein RadC produces MFVTINPAPHVAIKHWPEADKPREKLMDKGAAILSDAELLAILLHTGHHQKSAIDLAREILRLAKNNLSELGRMNVRDLRKLKGVGNAKAVTIVAALELSRRRQAGYIHKKSIVSNGEQAALFFKPLLADQYTESFYVMFLSNAYKVLHTRCISTGGMCGTTVDPKIIFREALEVHATKMILCHNHPSGSLRPSQSDVSMTRKIKNAANLFDIEVIDHIIVSETGFISLVEEGVI; encoded by the coding sequence ATGTTTGTAACCATTAACCCCGCTCCCCACGTGGCCATTAAACATTGGCCAGAAGCCGATAAACCCAGAGAAAAACTCATGGACAAAGGCGCCGCCATACTCAGCGATGCTGAACTGCTGGCAATTCTCCTCCATACAGGCCATCATCAAAAATCAGCCATAGATCTGGCAAGAGAAATACTGCGTCTCGCAAAAAATAACCTCTCCGAGCTGGGACGCATGAACGTCAGGGATCTACGTAAACTTAAAGGCGTCGGCAACGCCAAGGCCGTCACCATCGTAGCCGCCCTTGAACTCTCCAGGCGCCGGCAGGCAGGATATATCCACAAAAAAAGTATCGTCTCCAACGGCGAACAAGCCGCCCTGTTCTTTAAACCCCTGCTGGCAGACCAGTACACAGAATCCTTCTATGTCATGTTCCTCAGCAACGCCTATAAAGTACTGCACACCCGCTGTATCAGCACCGGCGGCATGTGCGGCACCACCGTAGACCCGAAAATAATCTTCCGCGAAGCACTCGAAGTCCATGCTACCAAAATGATCCTCTGCCATAATCACCCCTCAGGAAGCCTGCGCCCAAGCCAGTCCGATGTTTCCATGACCAGGAAAATAAAAAATGCCGCCAACCTGTTCGACATTGAAGTGATAGACCATATCATCGTTTCCGAAACAGGCTTCATCAGCCTCGTGGAAGAAGGGGTGATTTAA
- a CDS encoding thiamine pyrophosphate-dependent enzyme yields the protein MFKDSTSTSTLKEPATGKKNMSGQDELLRAYRLMSEAAAMAAIYEANRPITKYVHSTSRGHEAIQIATGLQLHPWDYVSPYYRDDSMMLAMGFTPYELMLQLLAKADDPFSAGRSYYCHPSSNRPDRPQIPHQSSATGMQVIPATGMAQGLQYLAQVQSDLLKTGPDGEMPVVVCSLGDGSVTEGEVSEALQFAVLKQLPIIYLVQDNEWGISATAAETRAMDAYEYAAGFKGLERMRVDGSDYEAAHAGMAAAINYVRHERRPILVLATVPLLGHHTSGVRKEWYRGEDDLEMHTKNDPVPKLKQLLLKRGIREEELKQIEEEAVAFISASFDNAVAAAAPDVNTVTDHVFAPAAVTSESGDRTPANGAKVVMVDAALHAVEEIMQRYPEAILFGQDVGRRLGGVFREAATLGDKFGEHRVYNTAIQEAYIIGSTAGLSAVGVKPIVEVQFADYIFPGFNQLVTEIAKSCYLSNGKYPVQTLIRVPIGAYGGGGPYHSGSVESTLLTVKGIKIVYPSNAADMKGLMKAAFLDPNPVVMLEHKGLYWSKVPGTLEAMTIEPAADYVLPLGKGAVVQAAHPKDVASGRSMCIITYGMGVYWAKAAAKAFAGNVEIIDLRTLFPLDEALVFDTVRKHGKCLVLTEEQLNNSFAQALAGRIQHACFKELDAPVYTLGALDLPCVPLNTDLEATMLPNPDKVAALIAELLAY from the coding sequence GTGTTTAAAGATAGTACAAGCACATCAACTTTAAAAGAACCAGCCACCGGGAAGAAGAATATGAGTGGTCAGGATGAGCTGTTACGGGCCTACAGGCTGATGTCGGAAGCCGCTGCAATGGCAGCCATTTACGAGGCTAACCGACCCATTACCAAATACGTGCACTCTACCTCCAGAGGGCATGAAGCCATCCAGATTGCGACGGGACTGCAGTTACATCCATGGGACTATGTAAGCCCTTACTATCGCGACGACAGCATGATGCTGGCCATGGGGTTCACCCCCTATGAACTGATGTTGCAGCTGCTCGCCAAAGCCGATGACCCCTTCTCCGCCGGGCGTTCGTATTATTGTCACCCCAGCAGCAACCGCCCCGACAGGCCACAGATCCCACATCAGAGCAGTGCAACAGGTATGCAGGTAATTCCGGCTACCGGGATGGCACAAGGACTTCAATACCTGGCTCAGGTACAGTCGGACCTCCTGAAAACAGGCCCTGATGGCGAAATGCCGGTAGTGGTATGTTCACTGGGCGATGGCAGTGTTACAGAAGGAGAGGTGAGTGAGGCATTGCAGTTTGCCGTGCTGAAACAATTGCCGATCATCTACCTGGTACAGGATAATGAATGGGGAATTTCTGCTACTGCCGCCGAAACCCGCGCCATGGACGCCTATGAATACGCCGCCGGTTTTAAGGGCCTGGAACGTATGCGCGTTGACGGTAGTGACTACGAGGCAGCCCATGCAGGCATGGCCGCAGCCATCAACTATGTACGTCATGAGCGCAGACCTATACTGGTACTGGCTACTGTACCATTGTTAGGACACCATACAAGTGGTGTACGTAAAGAATGGTACCGTGGTGAAGATGACCTGGAAATGCATACTAAAAATGATCCTGTTCCCAAGCTGAAACAGCTGCTGCTGAAACGTGGCATTCGGGAAGAGGAACTGAAACAAATAGAAGAAGAGGCGGTGGCCTTTATCAGCGCATCTTTTGATAATGCTGTTGCTGCTGCTGCACCTGATGTTAACACGGTTACAGACCATGTGTTTGCACCTGCTGCCGTGACATCAGAAAGTGGTGATCGTACGCCGGCAAATGGCGCCAAAGTAGTAATGGTAGACGCGGCACTCCATGCCGTTGAAGAAATTATGCAGCGCTATCCGGAAGCGATCCTGTTTGGTCAGGACGTAGGACGCAGACTGGGAGGCGTTTTCCGCGAAGCAGCCACCCTGGGCGATAAATTCGGAGAACATCGTGTATACAACACCGCAATACAGGAGGCTTATATTATCGGTTCTACTGCTGGTTTGTCGGCCGTAGGCGTGAAGCCAATTGTAGAAGTGCAGTTCGCGGATTACATCTTCCCCGGATTTAACCAGCTGGTAACGGAGATAGCAAAATCCTGTTATCTCTCCAATGGAAAATACCCTGTACAAACACTGATACGTGTGCCTATCGGGGCTTACGGTGGTGGTGGGCCTTATCACTCCGGCAGTGTGGAATCTACGTTGTTAACTGTCAAAGGTATTAAGATCGTATATCCTTCCAATGCCGCGGATATGAAGGGGCTGATGAAAGCTGCCTTTCTGGACCCTAATCCGGTTGTAATGCTGGAGCACAAAGGGTTGTACTGGAGTAAGGTACCTGGCACCTTAGAAGCGATGACGATCGAGCCTGCTGCTGATTATGTGCTGCCATTGGGCAAAGGGGCTGTGGTACAGGCGGCGCACCCTAAAGATGTGGCCAGTGGAAGATCGATGTGTATTATTACTTACGGTATGGGCGTTTACTGGGCGAAAGCCGCTGCCAAAGCCTTTGCTGGTAATGTGGAAATTATTGATCTGCGTACCTTATTTCCGCTGGATGAAGCACTGGTATTTGATACCGTTCGTAAACATGGTAAATGCCTGGTCTTAACGGAAGAGCAGCTTAACAACTCTTTTGCACAGGCGCTGGCCGGCCGTATACAACATGCATGCTTTAAAGAGCTGGATGCGCCGGTATATACGCTGGGGGCACTTGACCTGCCTTGCGTACCGCTGAATACAGACCTGGAAGCCACCATGCTGCCTAATCCTGATAAGGTGGCTGCCTTGATCGCAGAACTGCTGGCATATTAA
- a CDS encoding Gfo/Idh/MocA family protein, which produces MLKIALFGVGHLGKIHLSQLTTMKDVEVTGFYDPSDANAASVAEQYNIPRYTSAEELIQAVDAIDIVAPTTLHFNLCEMAIRNGKHIFVEKPMTNTIDEAKTLVKLVEEANIKFQVGHVERFNPAYLALKGYDLNPMFIEVHRLAEFNPRGTDVSVILDLMIHDIDIVLSIVKSTVSRISASGVAVMSDTPDIANVRIEFHNGCVANLTSSRISLKKMRKMRLFQKDAYIGIDFLDKKSEIIKLKTPADEGKFTLDIETNSGKKTIAIDNPEVKQTNAIRMELELFRDSILQNKPVPVNVVDGLQAVDVAHQILHKINKTLAEAQTAK; this is translated from the coding sequence ATGCTCAAAATAGCACTGTTCGGGGTAGGACACCTGGGGAAAATCCATCTTTCCCAGCTAACCACCATGAAAGATGTAGAAGTTACAGGCTTCTATGATCCTAGTGACGCCAACGCTGCCAGCGTGGCTGAACAATATAATATTCCACGATATACTTCTGCTGAAGAACTGATCCAGGCCGTAGACGCTATCGATATCGTAGCCCCTACCACCCTGCACTTCAACCTTTGCGAAATGGCTATCCGTAACGGTAAGCACATCTTCGTGGAAAAACCAATGACCAACACCATCGACGAAGCCAAAACACTGGTGAAACTCGTGGAAGAAGCCAATATCAAATTCCAGGTAGGCCACGTTGAACGCTTCAACCCTGCATACCTCGCCCTCAAAGGTTATGACCTCAACCCAATGTTCATTGAGGTTCATCGCCTGGCCGAATTCAACCCACGCGGTACCGACGTTTCCGTTATCCTGGACCTCATGATCCATGATATCGACATCGTGCTCAGTATCGTTAAATCTACCGTTAGCCGCATCTCCGCCAGCGGTGTTGCCGTTATGAGCGACACCCCGGACATCGCCAACGTACGCATCGAATTCCATAACGGATGCGTTGCCAACCTCACCTCCAGCCGCATCTCCCTGAAGAAAATGCGCAAAATGCGCCTCTTCCAGAAAGATGCCTACATCGGTATCGACTTCCTCGACAAAAAATCAGAGATCATCAAGCTGAAAACGCCTGCTGATGAAGGTAAATTTACCCTCGATATCGAAACCAACAGCGGCAAAAAAACCATCGCCATCGATAACCCGGAAGTAAAACAAACCAATGCCATCCGCATGGAACTGGAACTCTTCCGCGACAGCATCCTGCAAAATAAACCAGTACCTGTCAACGTGGTAGACGGCCTGCAGGCAGTTGATGTAGCCCACCAGATCCTCCATAAGATCAATAAAACACTGGCGGAAGCGCAAACAGCGAAATAA
- a CDS encoding MarR family winged helix-turn-helix transcriptional regulator, protein MIDTFVSNPSFFKLDATLKKLRNYWQKEFDARQKDITVDQWLLVENLYKHKKTTHNELARNTSKDITTISRIIELLVKKGLVQREADSTDRRKVYLQLTPAGVEKYKDVKPMVHEMRKVGWHTLTERDYQELTRILDTIYANVP, encoded by the coding sequence ATGATTGATACTTTCGTCAGTAATCCATCTTTTTTTAAGCTGGATGCTACGCTCAAAAAACTGCGCAATTATTGGCAGAAGGAGTTCGATGCCAGGCAAAAAGATATTACAGTAGATCAATGGTTGCTGGTAGAAAATCTTTATAAACACAAGAAAACTACGCACAACGAGCTGGCCCGTAATACCTCCAAGGACATTACGACCATTTCACGTATTATAGAGTTGCTGGTAAAGAAGGGATTAGTACAAAGGGAAGCGGATAGTACCGACAGGCGAAAGGTTTACCTGCAGCTCACCCCTGCCGGTGTGGAAAAGTACAAGGATGTAAAACCTATGGTACATGAAATGCGTAAAGTGGGGTGGCATACGCTGACGGAGCGGGATTACCAGGAATTGACGCGGATACTGGATACTATTTATGCCAACGTACCTTAA
- a CDS encoding fumarylacetoacetate hydrolase family protein produces MKIICVGRNYADHAKELNNEVPTEPVIFMKPKNALLQNTHPFYYPEFTSNLHYECELVLRVCKNGKHVQEKFADKYYDAITVGIDLTARDLQDKQKAKGLPWEIAKAFDNSAIVGKFIPITPEMDKKDINFCLYKNKELAQQGNTKDLLFSFDSLVAYISRFFTLNIGDLIFTGTPAGVGPTVIGDSFEAFIEDDSLLEFAVK; encoded by the coding sequence ATGAAAATTATTTGCGTAGGTAGAAACTATGCCGACCATGCCAAAGAATTGAATAATGAAGTACCCACTGAACCGGTTATCTTCATGAAACCGAAAAATGCCTTGCTTCAGAATACTCACCCATTTTACTATCCGGAGTTTACCAGCAATCTGCATTACGAATGTGAACTGGTACTGAGGGTCTGCAAGAACGGTAAGCATGTTCAGGAAAAATTCGCCGACAAGTACTACGATGCCATTACAGTAGGGATAGACCTTACCGCACGTGACCTCCAGGACAAACAAAAGGCCAAGGGCCTGCCCTGGGAAATTGCCAAAGCTTTCGATAATTCAGCGATCGTAGGCAAGTTCATCCCGATTACACCGGAAATGGACAAAAAAGATATCAATTTCTGCCTCTATAAAAATAAAGAGCTGGCACAACAGGGAAATACGAAGGACTTACTGTTTTCTTTCGACTCCCTGGTGGCATATATCTCCCGGTTTTTCACACTGAATATCGGTGACCTTATCTTCACCGGCACCCCTGCCGGCGTTGGGCCTACCGTTATCGGTGATAGCTTCGAAGCTTTTATCGAAGATGATAGCCTGCTGGAGTTTGCTGTTAAATAA
- a CDS encoding 2-C-methyl-D-erythritol 4-phosphate cytidylyltransferase, with protein MEQRNKVAIIVAGGSGSRMQSAIPKQFLDLAGKPVLYHTIAAFAASFKDMRIVLVLPEAHFHMAEEVLAHFEEKPDVTLVKGGETRFHSVKNGLRQVGDHAVVFVHDGVRPLVSTTLIRTCYEAALSHGSAIPVIDMKDSLREIDGEKNKAVDRERYKIIQTPQTFLSEILLPAFDLPYDALFTDEATVAERLGHAVHLVPGEEANIKITKPLDLVIAKALLEE; from the coding sequence ATGGAACAGCGTAATAAAGTAGCCATCATAGTTGCCGGAGGCTCCGGTTCACGTATGCAGAGCGCTATCCCCAAACAATTCCTGGACCTGGCCGGAAAGCCTGTTCTGTACCATACTATTGCCGCTTTTGCCGCCTCCTTTAAAGATATGCGCATAGTGCTGGTATTACCGGAAGCCCATTTCCATATGGCAGAAGAAGTGCTGGCCCATTTTGAAGAGAAACCGGACGTTACATTGGTAAAGGGCGGAGAAACAAGGTTTCATTCCGTAAAGAACGGGTTAAGACAAGTGGGCGATCATGCCGTGGTGTTTGTACATGACGGGGTGAGGCCGCTGGTATCCACTACGCTGATCCGTACCTGTTATGAGGCTGCGCTTAGCCATGGATCGGCGATTCCGGTAATAGATATGAAAGATAGTTTAAGAGAGATAGATGGGGAGAAGAACAAAGCGGTAGACAGGGAGCGGTATAAGATCATTCAGACACCGCAGACTTTCCTGTCAGAAATTTTGCTGCCAGCCTTTGATTTGCCCTATGATGCCTTGTTTACGGATGAGGCTACGGTGGCAGAGCGTTTGGGACATGCCGTGCATCTGGTGCCGGGCGAGGAGGCAAATATTAAGATTACGAAGCCGCTGGACTTAGTGATAGCAAAAGCTTTGCTGGAAGAATAA